From one Rosa rugosa chromosome 4, drRosRugo1.1, whole genome shotgun sequence genomic stretch:
- the LOC133745282 gene encoding heavy metal-associated isoprenylated plant protein 24: MGIQGTLEYLSDLLSSAKTKKKKKQTQTVAVKIRMDCEGCARKVKKVLSGVKGAKSVDIDLKQQKATVTGYVDAKKVLKAAQSTKKKCELWPYVPYTLVAHPYVAGAYDKKAPPNMVRSLPSTATITESAVDDHYTQMFSEENPNACSVM, translated from the exons ATGGGAATTCAAGGCACCTTGGAGTACTTGTCAGATCTACTAAGCAGTGCCaaaaccaagaagaagaagaagcaaacaCAGACCGTAGCCGTGAAAATTAGGATGGACTGCGAGGGTTGTGCTCGCAAGGTGAAGAAGGTCCTCTCCGGTGTAAAAG GGGCTAAATCTGTGGATATCGACTTGAAGCAGCAGAAGGCAACGGTGACTGGTTACGTCGATGCAAAGAAAGTGTTGAAGGCAGCTCAGTCGACCAAGAAGAAGTGCGAGCTGTGGCCTTATGTGCCATACACTCTGGTGGCTCATCCTTATGTTGCCGGAGCCTACGACAAGAAGGCGCCTCCAAATATGGTTAGGAGCCTCCCAAGCACTGCCACTATCACTGAGAGTGCTGTGGATGACCACTACACTCAAATGTTTAGTGAGGAGAACCCAAATGCTTGCTCTGTAATGTAA